In one window of Nicotiana tabacum cultivar K326 chromosome 12, ASM71507v2, whole genome shotgun sequence DNA:
- the LOC107794280 gene encoding uncharacterized protein LOC107794280 isoform X4 gives MGESIAETPVVETKMGELNGSSPTLEVSVSFGKYENDALSWEKWSSFSPNKYLEEVDKCKTLGSVAQKKAYFEAHYQKIAAQKMEQIEQEKQQLEQEKLIESLPTILDESQFQDYRESTEVSDSHFDFERSATEGEEETTRTDVNNSDSVDEPKEDASVDMEVNSLKTSDDGDVPKVEEQSSERGSQDNPKVIRRFDNEPKSKTPKPKPNLKNTARKVHPTIEDRIAAGTKKKIVSPVTKSSRISTPTSKPISTTMVTSSSQPSVKKVNGVSYQRSSNTPAAQTNKVLSRSFISPSQSSNKKFNGSTLQRSKNSPTLEKRRVAPTSLHMSLSLGPPNSTASNTTMRKSLIMETMGDKDIVKRAFRAFQNSFNQEKPDLDMKYSGSKQVSSKRSEQKISTSLTPRKEVERLRKTPEKVISQKGQSGTRSNSLSSRMLPKLRSTVSDQIVEVVGVYL, from the exons ATGGGTGAATCCATTGCAGAAACTCCAGTTGTTGAGACCAAG ATGGGTGAGTTAAATGGCTCAAGTCCTACACTTGAAGTATCAGTTTCATTTGGAAAGTATGAGAATGATGCACTTTCTTGGGAGAAATGGTCATCTTTCTCACCAAACAAGTATCTTGAAGAAGTTGACAAGTGTAAAACACTTGGATCAGTAGCTCAGAAGAAGGCCTATTTTGAAGCACACTACCAGAAGATTGCTGCTCAGAAGATGGAGCAAATAGAGCAAGAAAAGCAACAATTAGAGCAAGAAAAGCTAATTGAATCTCTGCCTACAATATTGGATGAATCCCAATTTCAAGATTATAGAGAAAGCACAGAGGTGTCTGATAGtcattttgattttgaaagatcTGCTACAGAAGGTGAAGAGGAAACGACAAGAACTGATGTGAATAATAGTGATTCTGTTGATGAGCCAAAAGAGGATGCTTCTGTTGATATGGAGGTGAATAGCTTGAAAACAAGTGACGATGGAGATGTTCCCAAGGTTGAAGAACAGAGTTCTGAAAGAGGATCTCAAGATAATCCGAAAGTGATTCGACGATTTGATAATGAGCCAAAAAGCAAAAccccaaaaccaaaaccaaatctgAAGAATACGGCTCGAAAG GTACATCCAACAATAGAGGATAGGATAGCAGCTGGAACAAAGAAGAAAATTGTATCACCTGTGACAAAATCTTCAAGAATTTCCACTCCAACATCAAAACCGATTTCGACTACCATGGTTACTTCTTCATCTCAACCATCAGTGAAGAAGGTGAATGGGGTGTCGTATCAACGAAGCAGCAATACTCCTGCGGCACAAACCAATAAAGTACTTTCTAGATCATTCATATCGCCTTCTCAATCCTCGAACAAAAAGTTTAATGGTTCAACATTGCAAAGGAGCAAAAATTCTCCCACTCTTGAGAAAAGGAGGGTAGCTCCCACATCATTGCACATGTCTCTCAGTCTTGGTCCACCAAATTCTACAGCTTCTAATACTACAATGAGAAAATCTTTGATCATGGAGACAATGGGGGATAAGGACATTGTCAAACGAGCATTTAGGGCATTTCAAAACAGTTTCAACCAAGAAAAACCTGATCTGGATATGAAATATAGTGGATCAAAGCAG GTATCGTCTAAGAGATCAGAGCAAAAGATTTCAACTTCTTTGACTCCTAGAAAGGAGGTTGAAAG GTTAAGGAAAACACCAGAAAAGGTTATCTCTCAAAAAGGCCAATCAGGGACTAGATCAAACTCTCTGTCATCTAG GATGCTACCAAAGCTAAGATCCACCGTCTCAGATCAAATAGTTGAAGTTGTTGGCGTATATCTCTAG
- the LOC107794280 gene encoding uncharacterized protein LOC107794280 isoform X2 → MASIINLEKKKKRRIFLALFVCTVVYFVCFLSGPSFTISITSTLLVTDLFIIFGLMGESIAETPVVETKMGELNGSSPTLEVSVSFGKYENDALSWEKWSSFSPNKYLEEVDKCKTLGSVAQKKAYFEAHYQKIAAQKMEQIEQEKQQLEQEKLIESLPTILDESQFQDYRESTEVSDSHFDFERSATEGEEETTRTDVNNSDSVDEPKEDASVDMEVNSLKTSDDGDVPKVEEQSSERGSQDNPKVIRRFDNEPKSKTPKPKPNLKNTARKVHPTIEDRIAAGTKKKIVSPVTKSSRISTPTSKPISTTMVTSSSQPSVKKVNGVSYQRSSNTPAAQTNKVLSRSFISPSQSSNKKFNGSTLQRSKNSPTLEKRRVAPTSLHMSLSLGPPNSTASNTTMRKSLIMETMGDKDIVKRAFRAFQNSFNQEKPDLDMKYSGSKQVSSKRSEQKISTSLTPRKEVERLRKTPEKVISQKGQSGTRSNSLSSRMLPKLRSTVSDQIVEVVGVYL, encoded by the exons ATGGCCTCCATTATTAAtcttgaaaaaaagaagaagagaagaatcTTCCTCGCTCTGTTCGTTTGCACTGTTGTGTACTTTGTGTGTTTTCTTAGTGGTCCTTCCTTTACTATTTCTATAACTTCAACTCTTCTTGTCACAGATCTGTTCATTATCTTTG GATTAATGGGTGAATCCATTGCAGAAACTCCAGTTGTTGAGACCAAG ATGGGTGAGTTAAATGGCTCAAGTCCTACACTTGAAGTATCAGTTTCATTTGGAAAGTATGAGAATGATGCACTTTCTTGGGAGAAATGGTCATCTTTCTCACCAAACAAGTATCTTGAAGAAGTTGACAAGTGTAAAACACTTGGATCAGTAGCTCAGAAGAAGGCCTATTTTGAAGCACACTACCAGAAGATTGCTGCTCAGAAGATGGAGCAAATAGAGCAAGAAAAGCAACAATTAGAGCAAGAAAAGCTAATTGAATCTCTGCCTACAATATTGGATGAATCCCAATTTCAAGATTATAGAGAAAGCACAGAGGTGTCTGATAGtcattttgattttgaaagatcTGCTACAGAAGGTGAAGAGGAAACGACAAGAACTGATGTGAATAATAGTGATTCTGTTGATGAGCCAAAAGAGGATGCTTCTGTTGATATGGAGGTGAATAGCTTGAAAACAAGTGACGATGGAGATGTTCCCAAGGTTGAAGAACAGAGTTCTGAAAGAGGATCTCAAGATAATCCGAAAGTGATTCGACGATTTGATAATGAGCCAAAAAGCAAAAccccaaaaccaaaaccaaatctgAAGAATACGGCTCGAAAG GTACATCCAACAATAGAGGATAGGATAGCAGCTGGAACAAAGAAGAAAATTGTATCACCTGTGACAAAATCTTCAAGAATTTCCACTCCAACATCAAAACCGATTTCGACTACCATGGTTACTTCTTCATCTCAACCATCAGTGAAGAAGGTGAATGGGGTGTCGTATCAACGAAGCAGCAATACTCCTGCGGCACAAACCAATAAAGTACTTTCTAGATCATTCATATCGCCTTCTCAATCCTCGAACAAAAAGTTTAATGGTTCAACATTGCAAAGGAGCAAAAATTCTCCCACTCTTGAGAAAAGGAGGGTAGCTCCCACATCATTGCACATGTCTCTCAGTCTTGGTCCACCAAATTCTACAGCTTCTAATACTACAATGAGAAAATCTTTGATCATGGAGACAATGGGGGATAAGGACATTGTCAAACGAGCATTTAGGGCATTTCAAAACAGTTTCAACCAAGAAAAACCTGATCTGGATATGAAATATAGTGGATCAAAGCAG GTATCGTCTAAGAGATCAGAGCAAAAGATTTCAACTTCTTTGACTCCTAGAAAGGAGGTTGAAAG GTTAAGGAAAACACCAGAAAAGGTTATCTCTCAAAAAGGCCAATCAGGGACTAGATCAAACTCTCTGTCATCTAG GATGCTACCAAAGCTAAGATCCACCGTCTCAGATCAAATAGTTGAAGTTGTTGGCGTATATCTCTAG
- the LOC107794280 gene encoding uncharacterized protein LOC107794280 isoform X1, which produces MASIINLEKKKKRRIFLALFVCTVVYFVCFLSGPSFTISITSTLLVTDLFIIFGLMGESIAETPVVETKMGELNGSSPTLEVSVSFGKYENDALSWEKWSSFSPNKYLEEVDKCKTLGSVAQKKAYFEAHYQKIAAQKMEQIEQEKQQLEQEKLIESLPTILDESQFQDYRESTEVSDSHFDFERSATEGEEETTRTDVNNSDSVDEPKEDASVDMEVNSLKTSDDGDVPKVEEQSSERGSQDNPKVIRRFDNEPKSKTPKPKPNLKNTARKVHPTIEDRIAAGTKKKIVSPVTKSSRISTPTSKPISTTMVTSSSQPSVKKVNGVSYQRSSNTPAAQTNKVLSRSFISPSQSSNKKFNGSTLQRSKNSPTLEKRRVAPTSLHMSLSLGPPNSTASNTTMRKSLIMETMGDKDIVKRAFRAFQNSFNQEKPDLDMKYSGSKQVSSKRSEQKISTSLTPRKEVERLRKTPEKVISQKGQSGTRSNSLSSRAPKDAGIERKNVNTVRPAGQRTDRSTDKLKEDATKAKIHRLRSNS; this is translated from the exons ATGGCCTCCATTATTAAtcttgaaaaaaagaagaagagaagaatcTTCCTCGCTCTGTTCGTTTGCACTGTTGTGTACTTTGTGTGTTTTCTTAGTGGTCCTTCCTTTACTATTTCTATAACTTCAACTCTTCTTGTCACAGATCTGTTCATTATCTTTG GATTAATGGGTGAATCCATTGCAGAAACTCCAGTTGTTGAGACCAAG ATGGGTGAGTTAAATGGCTCAAGTCCTACACTTGAAGTATCAGTTTCATTTGGAAAGTATGAGAATGATGCACTTTCTTGGGAGAAATGGTCATCTTTCTCACCAAACAAGTATCTTGAAGAAGTTGACAAGTGTAAAACACTTGGATCAGTAGCTCAGAAGAAGGCCTATTTTGAAGCACACTACCAGAAGATTGCTGCTCAGAAGATGGAGCAAATAGAGCAAGAAAAGCAACAATTAGAGCAAGAAAAGCTAATTGAATCTCTGCCTACAATATTGGATGAATCCCAATTTCAAGATTATAGAGAAAGCACAGAGGTGTCTGATAGtcattttgattttgaaagatcTGCTACAGAAGGTGAAGAGGAAACGACAAGAACTGATGTGAATAATAGTGATTCTGTTGATGAGCCAAAAGAGGATGCTTCTGTTGATATGGAGGTGAATAGCTTGAAAACAAGTGACGATGGAGATGTTCCCAAGGTTGAAGAACAGAGTTCTGAAAGAGGATCTCAAGATAATCCGAAAGTGATTCGACGATTTGATAATGAGCCAAAAAGCAAAAccccaaaaccaaaaccaaatctgAAGAATACGGCTCGAAAG GTACATCCAACAATAGAGGATAGGATAGCAGCTGGAACAAAGAAGAAAATTGTATCACCTGTGACAAAATCTTCAAGAATTTCCACTCCAACATCAAAACCGATTTCGACTACCATGGTTACTTCTTCATCTCAACCATCAGTGAAGAAGGTGAATGGGGTGTCGTATCAACGAAGCAGCAATACTCCTGCGGCACAAACCAATAAAGTACTTTCTAGATCATTCATATCGCCTTCTCAATCCTCGAACAAAAAGTTTAATGGTTCAACATTGCAAAGGAGCAAAAATTCTCCCACTCTTGAGAAAAGGAGGGTAGCTCCCACATCATTGCACATGTCTCTCAGTCTTGGTCCACCAAATTCTACAGCTTCTAATACTACAATGAGAAAATCTTTGATCATGGAGACAATGGGGGATAAGGACATTGTCAAACGAGCATTTAGGGCATTTCAAAACAGTTTCAACCAAGAAAAACCTGATCTGGATATGAAATATAGTGGATCAAAGCAG GTATCGTCTAAGAGATCAGAGCAAAAGATTTCAACTTCTTTGACTCCTAGAAAGGAGGTTGAAAG GTTAAGGAAAACACCAGAAAAGGTTATCTCTCAAAAAGGCCAATCAGGGACTAGATCAAACTCTCTGTCATCTAG GGCGCCTAAAGATGCTGGTATAGAGAGGAAAAATGTGAACACTGTCAGACCTGCTGGTCAACGAACTGATAGATCAACCGATAAATTGAAGGAG GATGCTACCAAAGCTAAGATCCACCGTCTCAGATCAAATAGTTGA
- the LOC107794280 gene encoding uncharacterized protein LOC107794280 isoform X3 yields the protein MGESIAETPVVETKMGELNGSSPTLEVSVSFGKYENDALSWEKWSSFSPNKYLEEVDKCKTLGSVAQKKAYFEAHYQKIAAQKMEQIEQEKQQLEQEKLIESLPTILDESQFQDYRESTEVSDSHFDFERSATEGEEETTRTDVNNSDSVDEPKEDASVDMEVNSLKTSDDGDVPKVEEQSSERGSQDNPKVIRRFDNEPKSKTPKPKPNLKNTARKVHPTIEDRIAAGTKKKIVSPVTKSSRISTPTSKPISTTMVTSSSQPSVKKVNGVSYQRSSNTPAAQTNKVLSRSFISPSQSSNKKFNGSTLQRSKNSPTLEKRRVAPTSLHMSLSLGPPNSTASNTTMRKSLIMETMGDKDIVKRAFRAFQNSFNQEKPDLDMKYSGSKQVSSKRSEQKISTSLTPRKEVERLRKTPEKVISQKGQSGTRSNSLSSRAPKDAGIERKNVNTVRPAGQRTDRSTDKLKEDATKAKIHRLRSNS from the exons ATGGGTGAATCCATTGCAGAAACTCCAGTTGTTGAGACCAAG ATGGGTGAGTTAAATGGCTCAAGTCCTACACTTGAAGTATCAGTTTCATTTGGAAAGTATGAGAATGATGCACTTTCTTGGGAGAAATGGTCATCTTTCTCACCAAACAAGTATCTTGAAGAAGTTGACAAGTGTAAAACACTTGGATCAGTAGCTCAGAAGAAGGCCTATTTTGAAGCACACTACCAGAAGATTGCTGCTCAGAAGATGGAGCAAATAGAGCAAGAAAAGCAACAATTAGAGCAAGAAAAGCTAATTGAATCTCTGCCTACAATATTGGATGAATCCCAATTTCAAGATTATAGAGAAAGCACAGAGGTGTCTGATAGtcattttgattttgaaagatcTGCTACAGAAGGTGAAGAGGAAACGACAAGAACTGATGTGAATAATAGTGATTCTGTTGATGAGCCAAAAGAGGATGCTTCTGTTGATATGGAGGTGAATAGCTTGAAAACAAGTGACGATGGAGATGTTCCCAAGGTTGAAGAACAGAGTTCTGAAAGAGGATCTCAAGATAATCCGAAAGTGATTCGACGATTTGATAATGAGCCAAAAAGCAAAAccccaaaaccaaaaccaaatctgAAGAATACGGCTCGAAAG GTACATCCAACAATAGAGGATAGGATAGCAGCTGGAACAAAGAAGAAAATTGTATCACCTGTGACAAAATCTTCAAGAATTTCCACTCCAACATCAAAACCGATTTCGACTACCATGGTTACTTCTTCATCTCAACCATCAGTGAAGAAGGTGAATGGGGTGTCGTATCAACGAAGCAGCAATACTCCTGCGGCACAAACCAATAAAGTACTTTCTAGATCATTCATATCGCCTTCTCAATCCTCGAACAAAAAGTTTAATGGTTCAACATTGCAAAGGAGCAAAAATTCTCCCACTCTTGAGAAAAGGAGGGTAGCTCCCACATCATTGCACATGTCTCTCAGTCTTGGTCCACCAAATTCTACAGCTTCTAATACTACAATGAGAAAATCTTTGATCATGGAGACAATGGGGGATAAGGACATTGTCAAACGAGCATTTAGGGCATTTCAAAACAGTTTCAACCAAGAAAAACCTGATCTGGATATGAAATATAGTGGATCAAAGCAG GTATCGTCTAAGAGATCAGAGCAAAAGATTTCAACTTCTTTGACTCCTAGAAAGGAGGTTGAAAG GTTAAGGAAAACACCAGAAAAGGTTATCTCTCAAAAAGGCCAATCAGGGACTAGATCAAACTCTCTGTCATCTAG GGCGCCTAAAGATGCTGGTATAGAGAGGAAAAATGTGAACACTGTCAGACCTGCTGGTCAACGAACTGATAGATCAACCGATAAATTGAAGGAG GATGCTACCAAAGCTAAGATCCACCGTCTCAGATCAAATAGTTGA